In Haloarcula hispanica ATCC 33960, one DNA window encodes the following:
- a CDS encoding glycosyltransferase family 4 protein, whose protein sequence is MVSRVLASAVNHPDSINPYIGLFNHRIIRSLQDSGLSVDAVAPRPFAPPVGPKSEYNMLPSVEEWDGYDVHHPRFWYLLPKRLFYGLSGDSFAKRVSEYVDETFEEPDLVQACHIYLDGYGLLPYCRNHDVPLFVVSHGHFMNNYEDLARGVRSRVDETLTACSKVLCVSDALADTARSHVSSEKVETVPIGATPERYPTDQESQLRRELGIDADATVALFVGEFCERKGIPEVTTVLPELSLPDTEFVFIGHGGAQRSELQAALAESDFSGRHVYTGITSLALRRWLTVADLLVLPSRAEGRPTVIYEAMAAETAVLGTDIGGVSEQVVDGETGVLIQPRDATALADALESLTTDSDRLAELGSNGHQRLVNQGWTWDGYATRVRELYAEFEGKGLQT, encoded by the coding sequence ATGGTGTCACGGGTTCTGGCTAGTGCTGTTAATCATCCCGACAGTATCAATCCGTATATCGGCCTTTTCAACCATCGAATTATCCGCTCATTGCAGGACAGTGGACTGTCCGTGGACGCAGTTGCGCCGCGGCCTTTTGCACCGCCTGTTGGCCCGAAATCGGAGTACAACATGTTGCCATCTGTCGAGGAGTGGGACGGATACGACGTGCACCACCCCCGGTTCTGGTACCTCCTCCCAAAGCGACTGTTCTACGGCCTCTCGGGCGATTCGTTCGCAAAGCGAGTCTCGGAATACGTTGATGAAACGTTTGAGGAGCCCGACCTCGTTCAGGCGTGTCACATCTACCTTGACGGGTACGGGTTACTGCCGTACTGTCGTAACCACGATGTTCCGCTGTTTGTCGTTTCACACGGTCATTTCATGAACAACTACGAAGACCTCGCTCGGGGTGTCCGGTCACGGGTCGACGAAACGCTCACGGCGTGCTCAAAAGTGCTGTGTGTGAGTGATGCACTCGCTGATACCGCTCGCTCCCACGTCTCTTCAGAGAAAGTCGAGACCGTCCCTATCGGCGCAACCCCTGAGCGCTATCCCACTGACCAGGAGTCACAGCTCCGCAGGGAACTGGGCATCGATGCTGACGCCACCGTGGCACTGTTCGTCGGCGAGTTCTGCGAACGAAAGGGTATCCCGGAGGTAACGACTGTCCTCCCGGAACTGTCGCTTCCTGATACCGAGTTTGTCTTCATCGGCCACGGTGGGGCACAGCGCTCGGAACTTCAAGCGGCGCTGGCAGAGAGTGATTTCAGTGGCCGCCACGTCTATACGGGCATCACATCGCTGGCGCTTCGCCGGTGGCTGACCGTCGCTGACCTGTTAGTGTTACCCAGTCGCGCAGAAGGCCGACCGACAGTTATCTACGAGGCAATGGCGGCTGAAACCGCCGTGTTAGGGACGGATATCGGTGGTGTTTCCGAGCAAGTCGTCGACGGAGAGACCGGCGTACTCATCCAGCCTCGCGATGCGACCGCGCTTGCCGATGCACTGGAGTCGCTTACCACCGATTCTGACCGGTTAGCAGAACTGGGGTCGAACGGCCACCAGCGACTCGTCAATCAGGGCTGGACCTGGGACGGGTACGCTACCCGCGTTCGGGAACTGTACGCGGAGTTCGAAGGCAAGGGCCTGCAGACATAA
- a CDS encoding glycosyltransferase family 2 protein has product MPELSIIIPTLDPNIEFSWEEKLVDAAVEGEILVCTEGSAAAARNKGIREANGEKLVFLDDDSVPKGEYFDRVSELLDEYPAVTGRIHDTGSPYTRGLSGQYDQGDNGHVTDTVVGCNMAIRRDVLEDVGGFDERLPYGHEEVELIDRVFESYTVWYSPDLLVEHPFAESIPDYLEKQYRHGKESIPYYKIRGENVPRRIMRFILIPTYYLDSTVSKSIISTVGQVVSNIGMLHGYLTYELASSDHLTTAETD; this is encoded by the coding sequence ATGCCGGAACTATCTATCATCATCCCTACGCTGGACCCCAACATAGAGTTCAGTTGGGAAGAGAAGTTGGTGGACGCCGCTGTCGAGGGCGAGATCCTCGTCTGTACCGAAGGCAGTGCTGCAGCAGCGAGAAACAAGGGGATCCGTGAGGCGAACGGGGAGAAACTAGTCTTTCTCGACGACGACTCAGTCCCGAAAGGCGAGTACTTCGACCGCGTTTCCGAGCTGTTGGACGAATATCCGGCTGTTACCGGTCGTATCCACGACACCGGATCCCCATACACACGCGGCCTGTCTGGCCAATACGATCAGGGAGATAATGGACACGTTACTGACACAGTCGTCGGCTGTAATATGGCGATTCGCCGCGATGTGCTGGAAGATGTCGGTGGGTTTGACGAACGTCTCCCGTACGGGCATGAAGAGGTTGAACTGATAGATCGTGTTTTCGAATCCTACACCGTGTGGTACTCGCCCGATCTGCTGGTCGAACACCCGTTCGCCGAATCCATTCCGGACTATTTAGAAAAACAATACCGGCACGGTAAAGAGTCCATTCCGTACTACAAGATCAGAGGCGAAAACGTTCCGAGGCGGATTATGAGATTCATACTGATACCGACATATTATCTCGACTCAACCGTGTCGAAATCGATTATCAGCACCGTCGGACAGGTCGTGAGCAATATCGGGATGCTCCACGGTTACCTGACGTATGAACTGGCGAGTTCGGACCACCTGACTACAGCGGAGACCGATTAG
- a CDS encoding glycosyltransferase family 4 protein, translating into MSERTRQIGIISQQYPPDKSGHASRIQNMATNLDSRGWDVEVVAPPPCFPHGSFDRDWYRSKEIRQQDVTVRRLWAWQPTEPNPGIVSRLAYYVTFALHAFLWLLITRRRYDVVMTTTPPISTGLAGFVTVLTNSLWVVDVRDLWIDASVSLGFIPEDGIIEHGSRYFQRQVLHTSDAIAVTTETLGDHLCEQYGAALSEKLLLVPNGVDMDRFASTKSGDSVVDSDDPAIVYVGNIGHAQALDECIRAMGRLNNDAELYLIGSGDAVPHLREVVTEGGVEDAVEFTGPIPHEAVPAALDDAAIGIAPLLDDSELDYAMPTKVYEYMGAGLPVVTTGQGELERFIEQSGGGIHTTPDPGGIATAFDSLLASEAKRRERGQSGQDYVSPTYDRSHIAVRFDDQIRQLMDGTSTAPAGESNRTDIALDHGTTTDAGPRNE; encoded by the coding sequence ATGTCAGAGAGAACACGGCAGATCGGAATTATTTCCCAGCAGTATCCCCCCGACAAGAGCGGCCATGCTTCACGGATCCAGAACATGGCGACCAACCTCGATTCCCGGGGATGGGACGTTGAGGTGGTTGCACCACCGCCGTGTTTCCCACACGGTTCGTTCGACCGGGACTGGTACCGGTCGAAAGAGATTCGACAACAGGACGTGACAGTGCGCCGGCTCTGGGCCTGGCAACCGACCGAACCGAACCCGGGAATCGTGTCTAGGCTCGCCTACTATGTCACCTTTGCACTCCATGCGTTCCTGTGGCTCTTGATAACTCGGCGACGGTACGATGTCGTTATGACGACGACGCCGCCGATTTCGACCGGGCTTGCGGGTTTTGTCACGGTGCTTACGAACTCCCTCTGGGTGGTAGATGTCCGCGATCTCTGGATCGATGCGTCAGTGTCGCTGGGATTCATTCCCGAAGATGGGATCATAGAGCACGGCAGCCGGTATTTCCAGCGACAGGTCCTCCATACGTCGGATGCGATAGCAGTGACGACGGAGACATTAGGCGACCATCTCTGTGAGCAGTACGGTGCCGCGCTGTCTGAAAAGCTCCTGTTGGTTCCAAACGGCGTCGACATGGACCGCTTCGCTTCGACCAAATCGGGCGATTCGGTGGTGGACAGCGACGACCCGGCTATCGTCTACGTCGGTAATATCGGCCACGCACAGGCGCTCGATGAGTGTATCCGAGCGATGGGGCGGCTCAACAACGATGCGGAACTCTATTTGATCGGCAGCGGCGACGCAGTCCCGCACCTGCGGGAGGTCGTCACGGAGGGAGGCGTCGAAGACGCCGTTGAGTTCACCGGCCCGATACCTCACGAAGCGGTTCCAGCAGCACTCGACGACGCCGCCATCGGTATCGCGCCGCTACTCGACGACTCGGAACTCGACTACGCCATGCCGACGAAGGTGTACGAGTACATGGGCGCTGGACTACCAGTCGTTACGACTGGACAGGGTGAGCTCGAACGGTTCATCGAGCAGTCCGGCGGTGGTATTCACACTACGCCTGATCCCGGCGGTATCGCAACTGCGTTTGACAGCTTACTCGCCTCAGAAGCCAAGCGCCGCGAACGGGGGCAATCCGGGCAAGACTACGTCAGTCCGACCTACGACCGGAGCCATATCGCCGTCCGTTTCGATGACCAGATACGTCAGCTTATGGACGGTACGTCGACGGCTCCAGCTGGAGAATCGAACCGAACGGACATCGCGCTTGACCACGGAACGACAACCGACGCCGGACCACGGAATGAGTGA
- a CDS encoding HPr family phosphocarrier protein: MTVERTVTIVPEAGLHARPASAFVQAVNDHEAEVSAGRPDGDLVQAASMIAVTSLGVGQDDDIKLVADGPDAEAVLDELERILTTPEAELDTDDG; encoded by the coding sequence ATGACGGTCGAGCGCACTGTGACGATTGTTCCGGAGGCTGGCCTGCACGCTCGGCCGGCGTCGGCGTTCGTCCAGGCGGTCAACGACCACGAGGCCGAGGTCTCGGCCGGTCGTCCGGACGGTGACCTCGTCCAGGCGGCGAGTATGATCGCAGTCACCAGCCTCGGCGTCGGACAGGACGACGACATCAAACTGGTCGCCGACGGGCCGGATGCAGAAGCAGTGCTCGACGAACTGGAGCGGATACTGACAACGCCAGAGGCGGAACTGGACACTGACGATGGCTGA
- a CDS encoding PTS sugar transporter subunit IIA has product MTDAIAADDIEELIPASHISLSEPPAEKEACIEFLLDLLVDGGKVEDRDRALDALLERESETTTGVGMGIGIPHAKTDAVNRPSLAFAHSEEGVDFGSMDGEPATLIFMILVPEAGGEEHLNILSSLSRALMHDDVRDRLHEAEDETTVQDALREAIA; this is encoded by the coding sequence ATGACAGACGCAATCGCAGCGGACGACATCGAAGAACTGATTCCGGCCAGCCACATTTCGCTGTCCGAGCCACCAGCCGAAAAGGAAGCGTGTATCGAGTTCTTGCTCGACCTACTAGTCGACGGCGGCAAGGTCGAGGACCGCGACCGCGCACTCGACGCGCTGCTGGAACGCGAATCGGAGACCACTACGGGCGTCGGCATGGGGATCGGGATTCCACACGCGAAGACTGACGCTGTGAACCGCCCGTCACTGGCATTTGCTCACTCCGAAGAAGGCGTCGACTTCGGCTCGATGGACGGCGAGCCGGCGACGCTCATCTTCATGATTCTCGTCCCGGAGGCCGGCGGCGAGGAGCACCTCAACATTCTCAGTTCCCTCTCGCGGGCCCTGATGCATGACGACGTTCGGGACCGACTCCACGAGGCAGAGGACGAGACGACCGTTCAGGACGCACTCCGGGAGGCAATCGCATGA
- a CDS encoding alginate lyase family protein — protein sequence MSDTTLTALLDRDRVPLLYHTARNMQPRQLAGIAERKLRHLIVPAVPVDFDARYEGSVPASLSGAPDPVARNTALLRDALPSSGQTDFRELSQGIAAGEVTFRNRTVTVESASGVDWVGAGVPEPSTLWGLQFHGFAFLMWPVLGYQSPTDCTAVEETLEQWLRDWDRSGSNRIGQPAYLRRSWTPHAVSLRILNLVRFYAWAEDVLEPPHSARLRKLVYKNAAFLSNHVEHDIGGNHLIENGAALVMAGLFFPESGQQWVKQGLDVLVETAEQFRADGGHFERSPMYHAVTVTRYLTVIDLLKRVGREIPPEVQRVATAGVRFLRDMEPPDGRLPLLNDSVFGLALPLQSCLAYARAVGIEPTDETTSAQNAPTASGYYWLGTGRSRLLVDGGAIGPPHLPAHSHNDHFAVLWWADGQRILTDTGVFEYLPTTERQYSRSVEAHNTVQYDDVEPIQTGGSYLFGRRIEPEVAYEHRDGLTCFDGHYRTESSSQPQYSHRRHIYGSDTWWLVWDTVSAEKSAPIRSRLHLDPAVTVRSTPSDGQQHLVVSSLEGGSETGIAHIYPLDTDRIIRDQRPYYPEFGRSMPRTGITLRTDGSDVSFGFLLSTDDIDTVDVTRDGDEATGVQVGTVFQPLTSIED from the coding sequence ATGAGTGATACGACGCTCACCGCGCTGTTGGACCGCGACCGAGTGCCGTTGCTGTATCACACTGCACGAAACATGCAGCCCCGGCAACTGGCCGGGATAGCGGAGCGAAAGCTCCGTCATCTCATCGTGCCAGCGGTTCCAGTCGATTTCGACGCTCGCTACGAGGGGTCGGTTCCGGCATCACTGTCCGGCGCACCCGATCCCGTTGCGAGAAACACTGCTTTGCTCCGTGACGCATTACCCTCGTCAGGACAAACCGATTTCCGCGAGTTGTCACAGGGCATCGCTGCCGGCGAAGTGACGTTCAGAAATCGGACAGTGACAGTCGAGTCCGCGTCCGGCGTCGACTGGGTGGGGGCTGGTGTGCCCGAACCGTCGACGCTGTGGGGGCTCCAGTTTCATGGATTCGCGTTCCTCATGTGGCCAGTGTTGGGGTATCAGTCGCCAACTGACTGCACCGCAGTCGAAGAAACCCTCGAACAATGGCTTCGTGATTGGGACAGATCGGGGTCAAACCGGATCGGTCAGCCGGCGTATTTGCGTCGCTCGTGGACGCCCCACGCGGTTTCGCTTCGGATCCTCAATCTGGTCAGATTCTATGCCTGGGCTGAGGACGTGCTTGAACCGCCTCACTCGGCACGGCTCCGAAAGCTCGTTTACAAAAACGCCGCGTTCCTCTCGAATCACGTCGAACACGATATCGGCGGGAACCACCTCATCGAGAACGGTGCGGCGCTGGTCATGGCCGGTCTTTTTTTCCCCGAGTCCGGCCAGCAGTGGGTCAAACAGGGGCTAGATGTGCTCGTCGAAACGGCCGAACAGTTCCGTGCGGACGGCGGCCACTTCGAGCGCAGTCCGATGTACCACGCTGTGACGGTGACGCGGTATCTGACTGTCATCGACCTCCTGAAACGAGTCGGTCGGGAAATCCCTCCGGAGGTTCAGCGGGTCGCGACTGCGGGCGTTCGGTTCCTCCGTGACATGGAGCCACCCGACGGACGCCTACCACTCCTGAACGACTCGGTGTTCGGTCTTGCCTTGCCTCTGCAGAGCTGTCTCGCGTATGCCCGTGCAGTGGGCATTGAACCGACCGATGAGACCACATCCGCGCAGAACGCGCCCACTGCATCGGGGTACTACTGGCTCGGAACCGGTCGGAGCCGCCTCCTCGTCGACGGTGGTGCAATCGGCCCGCCGCATCTCCCCGCCCATTCGCACAACGACCACTTCGCTGTCCTCTGGTGGGCCGACGGGCAGCGGATCCTCACGGACACGGGAGTATTCGAGTACCTGCCAACGACGGAGCGCCAGTACTCACGGAGTGTCGAAGCGCATAATACGGTTCAATACGACGACGTAGAGCCCATTCAGACTGGGGGAAGCTACTTGTTCGGCCGTCGAATCGAACCGGAAGTCGCGTACGAGCACCGCGATGGTCTGACGTGCTTTGATGGCCACTATCGAACCGAGTCCTCGTCACAGCCACAGTACAGTCACCGCCGGCACATCTACGGATCTGACACGTGGTGGCTCGTCTGGGACACTGTCTCGGCCGAAAAATCCGCTCCGATACGGAGTCGATTGCACCTAGACCCGGCCGTCACTGTCCGGTCGACACCGTCCGACGGTCAGCAGCATCTGGTCGTCAGTTCCCTAGAGGGCGGTTCAGAGACCGGAATCGCACATATTTACCCGCTGGATACAGACCGAATTATCCGCGACCAGCGTCCGTACTATCCCGAGTTTGGACGCTCGATGCCACGGACGGGCATAACCCTTCGGACGGATGGCTCGGACGTTTCGTTTGGATTTCTCTTGAGCACGGACGATATTGATACGGTAGACGTAACCCGTGACGGAGACGAGGCAACGGGGGTTCAGGTGGGGACCGTGTTTCAGCCACTCACATCTATCGAGGACTGA
- a CDS encoding PTS fructose transporter subunit IIB: protein MKLVAVTSCPTGIAHSQMAAENLEQTAEELGHEIKVEVQGAMGAENELSEADIESADAAIIASDTSVSQDRFSNIPLIKGTVKDAVNDAEGMIADAIEAADGDVPDTEVDSDGTESTETGSDQQRRRGGDRSKSLVARLKRLFS, encoded by the coding sequence ATGAAACTCGTCGCAGTCACCTCCTGCCCGACTGGGATCGCACACAGTCAGATGGCAGCCGAGAACCTCGAACAGACAGCCGAAGAACTGGGCCACGAAATCAAAGTGGAAGTCCAGGGCGCGATGGGGGCTGAAAACGAGCTCTCCGAAGCGGACATCGAGTCCGCCGACGCCGCCATCATCGCCTCGGACACATCGGTCAGCCAGGACCGGTTCAGCAATATTCCGCTGATCAAAGGCACTGTTAAAGACGCCGTTAACGACGCCGAAGGGATGATCGCTGACGCCATCGAGGCCGCCGACGGCGACGTGCCGGACACCGAAGTCGACTCCGACGGGACCGAGTCCACGGAGACGGGGTCCGACCAGCAGCGCCGCCGCGGCGGTGACCGCTCGAAGAGCCTCGTCGCTCGGCTGAAGCGACTGTTCAGTTGA
- a CDS encoding PTS fructose transporter subunit IIC → MTDQDRAESALRAHVTSVKEDLMTGVSFMIPFVTIGGIFLAVAYAIGDTQTVFENTGSAGWFLAQVGTAGLTIMVPILGGYIAYAIADRPGLAPGFLLAYILQQGNVVAEAATVIGISGGEAGAGYLGAIVAGLLAGYVARFFKNLDVPEFIQPMMPVLLIPVATMAVLTPIMLFVLGVPVALANEALTSFLQSMQGGQAIVVGLILGGMMAFDMGGPVNKVAYVFATGLITEEIYAPMAAVMIGGMVPPIGLALSNFIAPHKYAAEMYENGKSGVVLGLSFITEGAIPYAAADPLRVIPAIVAGSAVGGATSMALGVTMPAPHGGIFVVLLSNQPLAFLGSILLGSLVTAVVATVIKPDFEDRIDAGAETSTTQPTDD, encoded by the coding sequence ATGACAGATCAAGACCGGGCCGAGAGTGCGCTTCGCGCCCACGTAACCTCCGTCAAGGAGGACCTGATGACGGGCGTATCGTTCATGATCCCCTTCGTGACTATCGGGGGTATCTTCCTCGCCGTCGCGTACGCGATAGGGGACACACAGACAGTGTTCGAGAACACCGGCTCGGCAGGCTGGTTCCTAGCACAGGTCGGTACTGCCGGGCTGACGATTATGGTTCCGATTCTCGGCGGATACATCGCGTATGCCATCGCCGACCGTCCGGGACTCGCCCCGGGATTCCTGCTGGCATACATTCTCCAGCAAGGGAACGTCGTCGCCGAAGCGGCGACAGTAATCGGTATCTCCGGCGGCGAAGCCGGTGCCGGCTATCTCGGCGCAATCGTCGCTGGGCTGCTGGCCGGGTACGTCGCGCGTTTCTTCAAGAACCTCGACGTCCCCGAGTTCATCCAGCCGATGATGCCGGTACTGCTGATCCCTGTCGCGACAATGGCGGTTCTAACGCCCATCATGCTGTTCGTGCTGGGCGTCCCTGTCGCACTCGCCAACGAAGCCCTGACCTCTTTCCTGCAGTCGATGCAGGGCGGCCAGGCTATCGTCGTCGGCCTCATCCTCGGCGGGATGATGGCCTTCGACATGGGTGGTCCCGTTAACAAGGTCGCTTACGTGTTCGCGACTGGGCTCATCACGGAGGAGATCTACGCACCGATGGCCGCGGTGATGATCGGCGGGATGGTTCCGCCGATCGGCCTCGCGCTCTCAAACTTTATTGCACCGCACAAGTACGCGGCCGAGATGTACGAGAACGGAAAAAGCGGTGTCGTGCTCGGCCTGTCGTTCATCACCGAGGGCGCGATTCCGTACGCAGCCGCGGACCCGCTGCGCGTCATCCCGGCTATTGTGGCCGGTAGCGCTGTCGGCGGCGCGACCTCGATGGCCCTCGGCGTCACGATGCCCGCACCCCACGGCGGTATCTTCGTGGTCCTGCTTTCGAACCAGCCACTCGCATTCCTGGGCAGCATCCTTCTGGGCTCACTCGTGACGGCCGTCGTCGCGACGGTGATCAAACCGGACTTCGAAGACCGTATCGACGCCGGGGCGGAGACGAGCACCACGCAACCGACGGACGACTAA
- the ptsP gene encoding phosphoenolpyruvate--protein phosphotransferase, whose product MAERTLHGTGATPRSGVGSVVWYGRDISLLDPDGVEVDPEMEGERFADAVDTARTELESEREATAERVGEQEAAVFDAHIQFLEDPTIEDAVETMIGEGLPAPNAVDAAFGEHIEQFEGMDGRMAERADDLRDVRDRLLRLLTDGERVDLGDLPEGSVVLAERLTPSDTAQLDPERVAGFATVTGGRTSHAAIFARSLALPAVVGIGETLESVEGGTEVVVDGDDGTLLVGPDDDEREAAASGSGAAIVDESVETTDGKHIEVAANIGQPAELDPAAQRGADGVGLYRTEFLFLDRETPPSEDEQYEAVREVLDTFPDGRVVVRTLDIGGDKRIPYLDLPAEENPFLGERGIRRSLDPDSDLFATQLRALLRAAADGAGDLAIMFPLVATVEELDGALDALDAAAADLEGRETEVADPEVGVMIETPSAVFMAEELAARVDFLSIGTNDLTQYVMAADRENERVGDLHDPTHPGVLRAIRQTVKSAHDEDAWVGMCGEMAGDPDLTELLVGLGLDELSMSAVTIPEVKTAVSETEHSAASERADRARLAATRSEVHDTLEL is encoded by the coding sequence ATGGCTGAACGCACGCTTCACGGTACCGGTGCGACACCGCGCTCCGGCGTCGGGTCGGTTGTCTGGTACGGCCGAGACATCTCGCTCCTGGACCCGGACGGCGTGGAAGTCGATCCCGAAATGGAGGGCGAGCGGTTCGCCGACGCCGTCGACACCGCCCGAACCGAACTGGAGTCCGAGCGCGAGGCGACCGCCGAACGCGTCGGGGAACAGGAAGCCGCGGTGTTCGACGCGCACATCCAGTTCCTCGAAGACCCGACCATCGAGGACGCCGTCGAGACGATGATCGGCGAGGGGCTTCCCGCACCGAACGCCGTCGATGCCGCCTTCGGCGAACACATCGAGCAGTTCGAAGGGATGGACGGCCGGATGGCCGAGCGCGCGGACGACCTCCGTGACGTGCGTGATCGGCTCCTCCGTCTGCTGACGGACGGGGAGCGGGTCGACCTCGGCGACCTCCCCGAGGGCAGCGTCGTCCTCGCCGAGCGGTTGACGCCCAGCGACACGGCACAGCTCGACCCGGAACGCGTCGCCGGATTCGCCACGGTCACCGGCGGCCGAACATCCCATGCGGCGATTTTCGCCCGTTCGCTGGCCCTGCCGGCGGTCGTCGGTATCGGCGAGACGCTCGAATCCGTCGAGGGAGGGACAGAAGTCGTGGTCGACGGCGACGACGGGACGCTGTTGGTCGGTCCCGACGACGACGAGCGAGAGGCCGCAGCGAGCGGGTCTGGGGCAGCTATCGTCGACGAGTCCGTCGAAACCACCGACGGGAAACACATCGAGGTCGCGGCGAACATCGGACAGCCAGCGGAACTGGACCCCGCAGCACAACGGGGTGCCGACGGCGTTGGCCTCTACCGCACTGAGTTCCTCTTCCTCGACCGGGAGACGCCGCCGTCCGAAGACGAGCAGTACGAGGCCGTCCGCGAGGTGCTCGACACGTTTCCGGACGGCCGCGTCGTCGTCCGGACGCTGGACATCGGCGGCGACAAGCGAATCCCCTACCTCGACCTGCCGGCGGAGGAAAACCCCTTCCTCGGGGAGCGCGGCATCCGGCGCTCGCTCGACCCCGACTCGGATCTGTTCGCCACACAGCTCCGTGCGCTGCTGCGCGCCGCTGCGGACGGGGCTGGAGACCTCGCCATCATGTTCCCGCTGGTCGCCACCGTCGAGGAACTCGACGGGGCACTCGATGCGCTGGACGCAGCGGCGGCCGACCTCGAAGGCCGTGAAACCGAGGTCGCTGACCCCGAAGTCGGCGTGATGATCGAGACGCCAAGCGCCGTGTTCATGGCCGAGGAACTCGCCGCACGCGTCGATTTCCTCTCCATCGGGACGAACGACCTCACGCAGTACGTCATGGCCGCCGACCGCGAGAACGAGCGCGTCGGCGACCTGCACGACCCCACGCATCCGGGCGTCCTCCGCGCAATTCGTCAAACAGTCAAGTCGGCCCACGACGAGGACGCCTGGGTCGGGATGTGCGGCGAGATGGCCGGCGACCCGGACCTGACGGAACTGCTCGTCGGCCTCGGCCTGGACGAACTCAGCATGAGCGCCGTGACGATTCCGGAAGTCAAGACGGCCGTCAGCGAAACCGAGCACAGTGCCGCGAGCGAGCGCGCAGACCGCGCCCGACTCGCCGCAACGCGCAGCGAAGTTCACGACACACTAGAACTATGA